A stretch of the Vagococcus xieshaowenii genome encodes the following:
- a CDS encoding DUF3284 domain-containing protein, translating into MKIVKTLNVPAEFFYQQVINSVLFDIRKSTGETVKEHQLTNYSYVKEFSKNSRAKISIEAAQKNELYCFNTSTVRNDFTVSYAIKALSDKQCEVTYTEEMISHGVLQKANDMMFGMFLAPFKKKQLIKMLVSMEASY; encoded by the coding sequence ATGAAAATCGTTAAGACCTTAAATGTGCCAGCAGAATTTTTTTACCAGCAAGTGATTAATTCCGTCCTATTTGATATTCGTAAAAGTACCGGTGAAACGGTTAAAGAACATCAGTTAACGAACTACTCTTACGTTAAAGAATTTTCAAAAAATAGTCGGGCAAAAATTAGCATTGAGGCAGCACAAAAAAATGAACTTTATTGTTTTAATACCTCAACGGTTCGCAATGATTTTACGGTTAGTTATGCGATCAAAGCACTTTCAGATAAACAATGTGAAGTCACGTATACAGAAGAAATGATCTCACACGGTGTACTTCAAAAAGCGAATGACATGATGTTTGGCATGTTTTTAGCACCATTCAAGAAAAAACAACTAATAAAAATGTTGGTATCTATGGAAGCTTCGTATTAA
- a CDS encoding DUF3188 domain-containing protein, whose translation MMKNGLFLISIGLIMFMFCVNRVTLEYDFLLMTTAVTLIIVGGILSFRANKKAKQTEVKSNENR comes from the coding sequence ATGATGAAGAATGGCTTGTTTTTAATTAGTATAGGATTGATAATGTTTATGTTTTGCGTGAATCGAGTGACGTTAGAGTATGATTTCTTGCTAATGACGACAGCTGTTACCTTAATCATTGTAGGTGGTATTCTCTCATTTAGAGCCAACAAAAAAGCAAAACAAACCGAGGTGAAATCAAATGAAAATCGTTAA
- a CDS encoding PTS sugar transporter subunit IIC — translation MHALTAWLEKFLLPIAGKIGNQKHLVALRDAFIGTMPVTMAGSMAVLLNAIIRDLPTQFIDGYDANTIPVFKEIIGINGYVWNGTLAIAGLMFAFSLGYNIARAYGVNDLAGGLVSVGALIQGIAFSAPATVNLEPGQLGEKATELLTNAGSVISQTEVLDTATGNMKLVEQVTNNAWGWLKLDHLNGNAFFTAMILGFVAVIIFAKLMNRNITIKMPEQVPPAVSKAFAAIIPALVALYAVGMFNYFFTRFTDVLFIDWVQKTIADPLLELSQGFGAVMIITVFIQLFWFFGIHGMNVLAPALEGIWGVAQIKNVNLFNEGGVEMVKEHGYLWVRGSFDAFSMFGGSGGTIVLIIAILIFSKRADYKTIGKLSLGPGIFNINEPVMFGLPIVLNPIMFVPFLLAPIVTTAIGYFATINGWVDPVSQQVVWVTPPLLLSFLATGADWRAPVVSLICMIVAFIIYAPFVIAANKMEEQ, via the coding sequence ATGCACGCATTGACAGCTTGGTTGGAGAAGTTTCTTCTGCCAATCGCAGGGAAAATTGGAAACCAGAAACACTTAGTCGCACTTAGGGATGCTTTTATCGGTACGATGCCAGTAACAATGGCAGGATCAATGGCGGTATTATTAAACGCGATTATTCGTGATTTACCAACACAGTTTATTGATGGTTACGACGCTAATACCATTCCAGTATTTAAAGAAATTATTGGAATTAATGGTTATGTATGGAATGGGACATTAGCAATTGCCGGTTTGATGTTTGCTTTCTCACTAGGGTATAACATTGCCCGTGCATACGGTGTCAATGACTTAGCCGGTGGATTAGTTTCTGTAGGGGCATTGATTCAAGGGATTGCGTTCTCAGCACCAGCAACTGTCAACTTAGAGCCTGGTCAATTAGGAGAAAAAGCAACTGAATTATTAACAAATGCCGGTTCTGTTATTTCACAAACAGAAGTTTTAGATACTGCTACAGGGAACATGAAATTAGTTGAACAAGTAACCAATAACGCATGGGGTTGGTTGAAACTTGATCATTTAAATGGTAATGCCTTCTTCACAGCAATGATTTTAGGATTTGTAGCAGTTATTATTTTTGCTAAATTAATGAACAGAAACATTACAATTAAAATGCCAGAACAAGTACCTCCTGCTGTAAGTAAAGCATTCGCAGCGATTATTCCAGCATTAGTTGCATTATATGCTGTGGGAATGTTTAATTACTTCTTCACACGTTTTACAGATGTATTATTTATCGACTGGGTACAAAAAACAATCGCTGATCCATTACTAGAGTTATCTCAAGGTTTTGGTGCAGTAATGATTATCACTGTTTTCATTCAATTATTCTGGTTCTTCGGAATTCATGGAATGAACGTTTTAGCACCAGCTTTAGAAGGGATTTGGGGAGTTGCCCAAATTAAAAACGTTAACTTGTTTAACGAAGGTGGCGTTGAGATGGTTAAAGAACACGGTTATCTATGGGTACGTGGTTCATTTGATGCGTTCTCAATGTTTGGTGGTTCAGGTGGTACAATTGTTTTAATTATTGCCATCTTAATCTTCTCTAAACGTGCAGATTACAAGACAATCGGTAAATTATCATTAGGACCTGGTATCTTTAATATCAACGAACCTGTTATGTTTGGTTTACCAATCGTATTAAACCCAATCATGTTCGTTCCATTCTTGTTAGCACCAATCGTAACAACAGCTATTGGTTACTTCGCAACAATTAATGGATGGGTTGACCCAGTATCTCAACAAGTAGTATGGGTAACACCACCACTATTACTATCATTCTTAGCAACAGGAGCAGACTGGAGAGCACCGGTCGTATCATTAATCTGTATGATCGTAGCCTTCATCATTTATGCGCCATTCGTTATCGCAGCAAACAAAATGGAAGAACAATAA
- a CDS encoding PTS sugar transporter subunit IIB — MATKTIMLVCSAGMSTSMLVTKMQKAADAQGIDTDIFAVSASDADNSLASKDVNVLLLGPQVRFMKGQFEAKLADKGIPLEVIDMKDYGMMNGENVLAQAMKLIGE, encoded by the coding sequence ATGGCAACAAAAACAATCATGTTAGTATGTTCAGCAGGGATGAGCACCTCAATGCTAGTAACAAAAATGCAAAAGGCAGCAGATGCTCAAGGAATTGATACAGATATCTTTGCAGTATCAGCATCAGATGCAGACAACAGTTTAGCTTCTAAAGACGTCAACGTTTTATTATTAGGCCCACAAGTTCGCTTCATGAAAGGCCAATTCGAAGCTAAATTAGCAGACAAAGGCATTCCGTTAGAAGTCATCGATATGAAAGATTACGGTATGATGAACGGTGAAAATGTCCTAGCACAAGCAATGAAATTAATTGGTGAATAA
- a CDS encoding PTS lactose/cellobiose transporter subunit IIA — protein MDQEYLEAVMGLIINSGNAKSDAMEAIYAAKAGNFEEADAKIKSAEEALVQAHHSQTGLLTKEAQGEKLEITLLTVHSQDHLMTSITFTDLAKEIIDLHRKIA, from the coding sequence ATGGATCAAGAATATTTAGAAGCAGTGATGGGGCTAATCATTAATTCAGGAAATGCAAAAAGCGACGCAATGGAAGCGATTTATGCAGCGAAAGCCGGAAACTTTGAAGAAGCAGATGCTAAAATAAAATCTGCAGAAGAAGCACTGGTACAAGCCCATCATTCACAAACAGGTTTGTTAACAAAAGAAGCCCAAGGTGAAAAATTAGAAATCACATTATTAACGGTTCATAGTCAAGATCACTTAATGACGTCTATTACATTTACAGACTTAGCTAAAGAAATTATTGACTTACATCGTAAAATTGCTTAA
- a CDS encoding PTS sugar transporter subunit IIB: MATKTIMLVCSAGMSTSMLVTKMQKAADDQGIDTDIFAVSASDADNSLASKDVNVLLLGPQVRFMKGQFEAKLADKGIPLEVIDMKDYGMMNGENVLAQALKLIGE; this comes from the coding sequence ATGGCAACAAAAACAATCATGTTAGTATGTTCAGCAGGGATGAGCACCTCAATGTTAGTAACAAAAATGCAAAAAGCAGCAGATGATCAAGGAATTGATACGGATATCTTTGCAGTATCAGCATCAGATGCAGATAATAGTTTAGCCTCTAAAGACGTCAATGTTTTATTATTAGGCCCACAAGTTCGTTTCATGAAAGGCCAATTCGAAGCTAAATTAGCAGATAAAGGCATTCCGTTAGAAGTCATCGATATGAAAGATTACGGCATGATGAATGGTGAAAATGTCCTAGCACAAGCATTGAAATTAATTGGAGAATAA
- a CDS encoding sigma 54-interacting transcriptional regulator, which translates to MRSRKEQIYQFLSMHVSGLTANEIASQMELERSNVSRYLTELYKEKRVFKSAGRPVVYSVNVAKQEPDKYTVSFDDLVGANSSLKVSIQQAKAAILYPPRGLHTIIFGETGTGKSLFAECMYQFAVSSKSLSGDAPFISFNCADYAQNPQLLFSHIFGVKKGAYTGADVDRPGLLAQADGGILFLDEIHRLPPEGQEMLFTFIDKGEFRPLGESTELHHASVQIIGATTESSEVFLSTFNRRIPMSITLPALRERSLDERYEVVTLFINQEADRLNQKIVIERDVLLGFMLYDAEGNIGQVKRDLKLVCAKAFLHYRTHDEDYLTIKQKDLPLNVQKGLLRVKDIPERFDRAIDKSKQHLTFKPGAKEVVWQQDPARDMGVYQTIEDRVSDLKQQDIEEIDLEKLIEADVDQFFAAYMDELASSTIHRDLIPDNVWKLTNHLYDVAEEKLGRVYNEKSRFAFALHLQGTLERIRDKRLIVHPNLNDVRINYREEFQVALDLSAMIEQEMNLQIPFDEIGFITMFLSIDLTEEAKVQLNEVQVVLLMHGKSTASSMLEAVQELLGTTAGVAFNMPLTMEVQTMYEQVKDYVLTHKDEMKSGMLLLTDMGSLNTFGNMIYEETGVKTRAISMVSTIIVLEAVRMVGTGRSLEDIYQNIQVSFQSIVRNQFKPIKELPKAVIVTCFTGEGVAARLSERIKPILTEEIKVFQLQYLEKESFRSRIDELLEHYDIKGIVGTVDVEYQNIPFFSAFDIFNNQGLSDLKRIASDEVEIDQMIYSLKSSLTHVDSVSDLLHLLQSIVEHIQRDLKLILEPGIESAIMIHIAFLIDGLKSEERLRVFEDLDTYKTQHRMEFNGVKTKMMQLEKRYEIAISEDEIAYITQMFIENAL; encoded by the coding sequence ATGAGAAGTCGAAAAGAACAAATTTATCAATTTTTAAGTATGCATGTTAGTGGATTAACAGCTAATGAAATTGCCAGCCAAATGGAGTTGGAAAGAAGCAATGTTAGTCGCTATTTAACAGAATTATATAAAGAGAAACGAGTGTTTAAAAGTGCAGGACGCCCAGTTGTATATAGTGTTAATGTAGCCAAACAAGAACCAGATAAATACACAGTATCGTTCGATGACTTAGTTGGGGCTAATAGCTCTCTTAAAGTGAGTATCCAACAGGCAAAAGCGGCTATTTTATATCCACCAAGAGGCTTACATACGATTATTTTTGGTGAAACAGGGACCGGGAAATCGTTATTTGCTGAGTGTATGTATCAATTTGCCGTTAGTTCCAAAAGTTTGAGTGGTGATGCACCGTTTATTTCATTTAATTGTGCAGATTATGCGCAAAATCCTCAGTTGCTATTCTCACACATTTTTGGGGTGAAAAAAGGTGCCTATACTGGTGCGGATGTGGATCGTCCAGGTTTGTTAGCACAAGCTGATGGTGGGATTTTGTTCCTAGATGAAATTCATCGTTTGCCTCCTGAAGGTCAAGAGATGTTATTTACCTTTATTGATAAAGGGGAATTTCGTCCGTTAGGTGAGAGCACAGAACTTCACCATGCGTCAGTTCAAATTATTGGAGCGACAACTGAAAGTTCGGAAGTCTTCTTATCAACCTTCAATCGACGTATTCCAATGTCAATTACCTTACCCGCACTTCGTGAACGCTCTCTAGATGAACGTTATGAAGTGGTCACACTTTTTATTAATCAAGAAGCAGATCGTTTAAATCAAAAAATTGTGATAGAGCGCGACGTACTGTTAGGTTTCATGTTATACGATGCAGAAGGAAATATTGGACAAGTCAAACGTGACTTGAAATTAGTTTGTGCTAAAGCATTTCTACATTATCGTACGCATGATGAAGACTATTTAACGATTAAACAAAAAGACTTGCCGTTAAATGTCCAAAAAGGCTTATTACGTGTGAAAGATATACCAGAGCGTTTTGACCGAGCAATCGATAAGAGTAAACAGCACTTAACCTTTAAACCAGGCGCTAAAGAAGTAGTTTGGCAACAGGATCCAGCACGAGATATGGGCGTCTATCAAACGATTGAAGATCGTGTGAGTGATCTTAAGCAACAAGATATTGAAGAAATTGATTTAGAAAAATTAATTGAAGCCGATGTCGATCAATTTTTTGCCGCATATATGGATGAATTGGCTAGTTCAACGATTCATCGCGACTTAATTCCTGATAATGTGTGGAAATTAACGAATCATCTATATGATGTTGCTGAGGAAAAATTAGGGCGTGTGTATAATGAGAAATCTCGTTTTGCGTTCGCGCTTCATTTACAAGGAACATTGGAACGTATTCGTGACAAACGATTAATCGTACATCCTAATTTAAATGACGTACGCATTAATTACCGTGAAGAGTTTCAAGTCGCGTTAGATTTATCCGCAATGATTGAACAAGAAATGAATTTACAAATACCATTTGATGAAATTGGTTTTATTACAATGTTCTTATCAATCGATTTGACCGAGGAAGCGAAAGTTCAATTGAATGAAGTTCAAGTTGTTTTACTCATGCATGGTAAATCCACGGCGTCAAGTATGCTAGAAGCAGTACAAGAGTTATTAGGGACAACAGCAGGTGTTGCCTTTAACATGCCGTTAACAATGGAAGTTCAGACTATGTATGAACAAGTGAAAGATTACGTTTTGACTCATAAAGATGAAATGAAGAGTGGCATGTTACTGTTAACCGATATGGGTTCTTTAAACACATTTGGTAACATGATTTATGAAGAAACAGGTGTCAAAACACGTGCTATCTCAATGGTAAGTACAATCATTGTGTTAGAAGCAGTCAGAATGGTAGGGACTGGAAGAAGCCTAGAAGATATTTATCAAAATATTCAAGTATCCTTCCAATCTATTGTTCGTAACCAATTTAAGCCAATCAAAGAATTACCTAAAGCAGTTATTGTGACCTGCTTTACGGGTGAAGGAGTGGCAGCTCGTTTGTCTGAACGGATTAAACCAATTTTAACTGAGGAAATAAAAGTATTTCAATTGCAATATTTAGAAAAAGAATCCTTCCGCTCACGTATTGATGAATTACTTGAACACTATGATATTAAAGGTATTGTAGGGACTGTTGATGTGGAATATCAAAATATTCCGTTTTTCTCGGCGTTTGATATCTTTAATAATCAAGGATTGAGCGATCTAAAACGAATTGCCTCTGATGAAGTTGAAATTGATCAAATGATTTATTCATTAAAAAGTAGTTTAACCCATGTAGACTCAGTATCAGATTTACTTCATTTATTACAAAGTATTGTGGAACATATTCAACGTGATTTGAAGTTAATTCTAGAGCCGGGCATTGAATCAGCGATAATGATTCATATTGCCTTTTTGATCGATGGTTTAAAATCAGAAGAACGTTTAAGAGTATTTGAAGACCTAGATACTTATAAAACACAACATAGAATGGAATTTAATGGCGTGAAGACCAAAATGATGCAATTAGAAAAGCGTTATGAGATTGCTATTTCAGAAGATGAAATTGCGTATATTACACAAATGTTTATCGAAAATGCTTTATAA
- a CDS encoding DEAD/DEAH box helicase yields MEINQLSQAWQEKWQAKNFQDPTAIQQKLYEPLKEGEHILGVSPTGTGKTIAYVLPLLERLDPNAGNQLLVLLPTQELAIQVTDVIREWIGDVGCSVQPIIGQANIKRQIEKLKDKPEVLVGTPGRVYELVQQKKIKAHLLTTIVLDEVDQLIAHSELNAAQNILKRLQQQTQLVGISATGQTVEAGFRDLVRRDFKLIDVTNDQGEQAADVLHGYIRTPLRKRGSVLKSLAHVEGMRAIVFFNEVQDMGSVSDKLTYEGVANASLASDQNKFARQRAIQAFHEKKVPFLLTTDLGARGLDFQEVDYVIHYDVPYGAESYIHRSGRTGRMNREGNVLTLLSDHQMKDLKNVSQKASADLHEVFLYGGRLSLTAPTKTAEPKTKPKKDKKESKSKKSSANKKKAKPSRAKKK; encoded by the coding sequence ATGGAAATCAATCAATTATCACAGGCTTGGCAAGAAAAATGGCAAGCAAAAAACTTTCAAGATCCTACCGCTATTCAACAAAAACTTTATGAACCGTTGAAAGAAGGCGAACATATTCTAGGTGTTTCACCAACAGGAACAGGTAAAACGATTGCCTATGTCTTGCCTTTATTAGAAAGGTTAGATCCTAACGCAGGTAACCAGTTATTAGTGTTATTACCAACACAAGAGTTAGCAATTCAGGTGACAGATGTTATTCGTGAATGGATAGGGGATGTTGGGTGTTCAGTACAACCGATTATTGGACAAGCCAATATCAAACGTCAAATCGAAAAATTAAAAGACAAACCAGAAGTACTTGTTGGAACACCAGGACGTGTGTATGAATTAGTCCAACAGAAAAAAATCAAAGCGCATTTATTAACAACGATTGTACTGGATGAAGTGGATCAATTAATCGCTCATTCAGAGTTGAATGCAGCGCAAAATATTTTGAAACGATTGCAACAACAAACACAATTAGTAGGAATTTCAGCGACTGGTCAAACCGTGGAAGCGGGCTTTAGAGACTTAGTGCGACGTGACTTTAAACTAATTGATGTGACCAATGATCAAGGGGAACAAGCAGCAGACGTTTTGCATGGTTATATTCGTACCCCACTACGCAAACGAGGTAGTGTATTGAAGAGCTTAGCACACGTAGAGGGAATGCGTGCGATTGTCTTCTTTAATGAAGTACAAGATATGGGATCAGTCTCAGATAAATTAACGTACGAAGGTGTTGCAAATGCCTCATTAGCGTCGGATCAAAATAAATTTGCACGTCAACGTGCCATTCAAGCTTTCCATGAGAAGAAAGTTCCATTCTTATTAACAACCGATTTAGGTGCGCGTGGACTTGACTTCCAGGAAGTCGATTATGTGATTCATTATGATGTGCCTTATGGTGCCGAAAGTTATATTCACAGAAGTGGACGTACGGGACGTATGAACCGTGAAGGAAATGTCTTGACCTTGTTAAGCGATCATCAAATGAAAGACTTGAAAAATGTTAGTCAAAAAGCAAGTGCTGACTTACATGAAGTTTTCTTATATGGTGGCAGATTATCATTAACTGCACCAACCAAAACGGCAGAACCAAAAACAAAGCCGAAAAAAGATAAAAAAGAGAGCAAATCGAAAAAATCATCTGCTAATAAGAAAAAGGCGAAACCTTCTAGAGCCAAGAAAAAATAA
- a CDS encoding Gfo/Idh/MocA family protein: MLKLGIIGTNWITHQFVDAAITTKEFELHSIYSRSIDSGVTFGEPFEQTNVYTNLGEFFNDSELEVVYIASPNSLHYEQAKQAILAGKHVITEKPAVSRLSELEELHQLADTQGVFYFEAARNIHEANFKQVAEMIPALEPIVAANFSFMKYSSRYDQVVAGEEPNIFSPKFSGGALMDLGVYLVYSAVAWFGKPREVHYFARKLPTGVDGVGHMIFRYEDFDVNMMTGKASTSFLPSEIIGHTQTISMNATNSIEKVSLYDHTTGETTAIPISKEENPMVEEAKAFATYIKKNDLQDAQYRQLLSIMHTVHDVMEQLRMQEGITFAADIKQ; the protein is encoded by the coding sequence ATGTTAAAATTAGGTATTATCGGAACAAACTGGATTACCCATCAATTTGTTGACGCGGCTATTACAACAAAAGAATTTGAATTACACAGTATTTATTCTCGTTCGATTGATTCAGGAGTGACATTTGGTGAACCGTTTGAACAAACTAATGTGTACACGAATTTAGGGGAATTTTTTAATGATAGCGAACTTGAGGTTGTTTATATTGCGTCCCCAAATAGTTTGCATTATGAACAAGCTAAGCAAGCGATATTAGCAGGTAAGCATGTTATTACTGAGAAACCAGCTGTTTCTCGTTTAAGTGAATTAGAAGAACTACATCAATTAGCAGATACGCAGGGTGTGTTTTATTTTGAAGCTGCACGTAATATCCATGAAGCGAACTTCAAACAAGTTGCTGAAATGATTCCGGCGCTTGAACCGATTGTAGCGGCTAATTTTAGTTTTATGAAGTATTCTTCACGTTATGATCAGGTGGTTGCAGGTGAAGAGCCTAATATTTTTTCACCAAAATTTTCTGGTGGTGCGTTGATGGATTTAGGTGTGTACCTCGTCTATTCAGCAGTTGCTTGGTTTGGTAAACCACGAGAAGTTCATTATTTTGCAAGAAAATTGCCAACAGGTGTGGATGGAGTCGGACACATGATTTTCCGTTACGAAGATTTTGATGTTAACATGATGACCGGAAAAGCAAGTACCAGCTTCTTGCCATCTGAGATTATTGGGCACACACAAACTATTAGTATGAATGCGACTAACAGTATTGAAAAGGTAAGTTTGTATGACCACACAACAGGTGAAACAACGGCTATTCCTATTAGTAAAGAGGAAAATCCGATGGTTGAAGAAGCGAAAGCTTTTGCCACATATATTAAAAAGAATGATTTACAAGATGCACAGTATCGTCAGTTATTAAGTATTATGCATACCGTGCATGACGTGATGGAACAATTAAGAATGCAAGAAGGTATTACATTTGCAGCAGACATTAAACAATAA
- a CDS encoding amino acid ABC transporter ATP-binding protein, whose protein sequence is MAEKILVENLRKQFHDNEVLKGINLSINEGEVVCVIGPSGSGKSTFLRCLNRLEKIDKGEVIIDGVNIADDSTDINLVRQHIGMVFQHFNLFPHLSVIENITLAPVDLGKLTKEEAQKKAIDLLDTVGLSDKSEAYPKSLSGGQKQRVAIARALAMNPDIMLFDEPTSALDPEMVGDVLNVMKKLAHKGMTMVIVTHEMGFAREVADRVIFIDEGQILEDTTPEQIFTNPQNERTKNFLDKVL, encoded by the coding sequence TTGGCTGAGAAAATTTTAGTAGAAAACTTACGAAAACAATTCCATGACAATGAAGTCTTAAAAGGTATTAACTTGTCAATTAATGAAGGAGAAGTGGTTTGCGTTATTGGACCATCAGGCTCAGGTAAATCAACATTTTTACGTTGTTTAAATCGACTAGAAAAAATTGATAAGGGAGAAGTCATTATTGATGGTGTTAATATTGCCGATGATAGCACCGATATTAATTTAGTTCGTCAGCATATCGGGATGGTTTTCCAACATTTTAATTTATTCCCACATCTATCAGTTATCGAAAATATTACACTAGCTCCTGTAGACCTTGGTAAACTGACCAAAGAAGAGGCGCAAAAAAAAGCCATCGACTTGTTAGACACAGTTGGTTTGTCTGACAAAAGTGAGGCATATCCAAAATCACTTTCAGGTGGACAAAAACAACGTGTGGCTATCGCGAGAGCTTTAGCAATGAATCCAGATATTATGTTGTTTGACGAACCTACGTCTGCTTTAGATCCGGAGATGGTAGGAGATGTGTTGAACGTTATGAAGAAATTAGCACATAAGGGAATGACGATGGTTATTGTTACCCATGAAATGGGGTTCGCAAGAGAAGTAGCTGACCGTGTGATTTTTATTGACGAAGGTCAAATTTTAGAAGATACTACACCAGAACAAATCTTCACAAATCCACAAAATGAAAGAACGAAAAATTTCTTAGATAAAGTCTTATAA